In a genomic window of Streptomyces noursei ATCC 11455:
- a CDS encoding helix-turn-helix domain-containing protein, protein MDTLDLLLHPVRLRITHAMSGGRTCSAVELCAVLHDVPKSTVYRHVGLLAEGGVLEVAGEQRVRGAVERRYRLRRDRMAITPEAGASMSLDDHRRGFAAAMAVLLAEFNAYLDRPGAAPFADSVGYRQGVYWLSPDELAEMIDELRHSFASRAGNGPAPGRRPHLMSPIFFPVEEPVSDEGRPDGRGGADGQARAEGHEGHEGHMEG, encoded by the coding sequence GTGGACACCCTCGACCTGCTGCTGCACCCGGTGCGACTGCGCATCACCCACGCCATGTCCGGCGGGCGGACCTGCTCGGCCGTTGAGTTGTGCGCGGTACTGCACGACGTCCCCAAGTCCACCGTGTACCGACACGTCGGTCTGCTGGCCGAGGGCGGGGTGCTGGAGGTGGCGGGCGAGCAACGGGTGCGTGGCGCGGTGGAGCGGCGCTACCGGCTTCGCCGGGACCGGATGGCGATCACCCCCGAGGCGGGAGCGTCGATGTCCCTGGACGACCACCGCCGCGGGTTCGCCGCCGCCATGGCCGTCTTGCTCGCCGAGTTCAACGCCTACCTCGACAGGCCAGGAGCCGCGCCGTTCGCCGACTCCGTGGGCTACCGACAGGGCGTCTACTGGCTCAGCCCTGACGAACTCGCCGAAATGATCGATGAGTTGCGTCATTCCTTCGCGTCACGCGCGGGCAACGGGCCGGCGCCAGGCCGCAGGCCCCACCTGATGAGCCCGATCTTCTTCCCGGTCGAGGAACCAGTCAGCGACGAAGGCCGCCCCGACGGCCGCGGCGGAGCCGATGGACAGGCACGCGCGGAGGGACATGAGGGACATGAGGGACATATGGAGGGGTAG
- a CDS encoding erythromycin esterase family protein → MTANTDASPASNRLSNEAMHPLRTLDPDGPQDDLTWLDEAIGDARVVAIGENAHYNHESYLLRHRLMRYLVERHGFGAYAMESGFVEGRLTDDWVRGGQGQPGHVMANGITSLMGLWTEMRDHLEWMRGHNLTAARPVGFYGIDLSGSNVSVLPGLDTAIAYLAQADPDFEVDPSIRETAAAFAVPSAFSLAQAVAAYGQLAPARRDALTAGLAELTGRMEGRSLHYRGRTTAGAYDRALRALRLAVVIDANARAMARGDRDSLFANRDAAIADTVEWILRREDRIILVAHNGHVQRWPALWPGMTSAAAMGMHLADRIGEDYLAIGITNGTGQTLSTGADFYTGKLFTDLQPPRPGSLDALMAASSDEPFATDLRRLSPADTAAVRASSQQRLGTLYSDVRPLDAYDVIIHLPHVTAAQPDDEALANSPHDVQEAFAQWKSQ, encoded by the coding sequence ATGACAGCGAACACGGACGCCTCGCCGGCTTCGAACCGGTTGAGCAACGAGGCGATGCATCCGCTGCGCACGCTGGACCCGGACGGGCCGCAGGACGATCTGACCTGGCTGGACGAGGCGATCGGCGACGCGAGGGTGGTGGCGATCGGCGAGAACGCCCACTACAACCACGAGTCCTACCTCTTGCGTCACCGCCTGATGCGCTACCTGGTCGAGCGGCACGGGTTCGGCGCCTACGCGATGGAGTCGGGATTCGTCGAGGGCCGGCTGACCGACGACTGGGTCCGCGGCGGCCAGGGGCAGCCCGGCCACGTCATGGCCAACGGCATCACATCGCTGATGGGACTGTGGACCGAGATGCGGGACCATCTGGAGTGGATGCGCGGGCACAACCTCACCGCCGCTCGACCGGTCGGCTTCTACGGCATCGACCTGTCCGGGTCGAACGTGTCCGTGCTGCCCGGTCTGGACACCGCCATCGCCTACCTCGCGCAGGCGGACCCCGACTTCGAGGTGGACCCGAGCATCCGGGAAACCGCAGCCGCCTTCGCGGTGCCCTCCGCTTTCTCCCTCGCCCAGGCCGTTGCCGCCTACGGACAGCTCGCACCCGCGCGTCGGGACGCGTTGACGGCGGGCTTGGCCGAGCTCACCGGGCGCATGGAGGGACGCAGCCTGCACTACCGGGGACGGACCACTGCCGGCGCCTACGATCGCGCGCTGCGCGCGTTGCGCCTGGCAGTCGTCATCGACGCCAATGCCCGCGCCATGGCCCGAGGCGACCGGGACAGCCTGTTCGCCAACCGTGACGCCGCCATCGCGGACACCGTCGAATGGATCCTGCGTCGGGAGGACCGGATCATACTGGTCGCCCACAACGGCCACGTCCAGCGCTGGCCGGCCCTGTGGCCCGGCATGACGTCGGCGGCCGCCATGGGCATGCACCTGGCCGATCGGATCGGCGAGGACTACCTCGCCATCGGCATCACCAACGGCACCGGACAGACCCTCAGCACAGGAGCCGACTTCTACACCGGCAAGCTCTTCACCGACCTGCAGCCACCCCGGCCCGGCAGCCTGGATGCGCTCATGGCCGCCAGCAGTGACGAGCCCTTCGCCACCGACCTGCGCCGACTGTCCCCCGCCGACACCGCCGCCGTCCGGGCCAGCTCCCAGCAGCGTCTGGGCACTCTCTACTCCGATGTGCGGCCCCTGGACGCCTACGACGTCATCATCCACCTCCCCCACGTCACCGCGGCCCAACCCGACGACGAGGCCCTCGCCAACTCACCACACGACGTGCAGGAGGCGTTCGCCCAGTGGAAGTCACAATGA
- a CDS encoding DJ-1/PfpI family protein: MTAYGILIFEGAEELDFVGPWEVFTASSMLREHADTVRLIAEHPGAVRCNKGMRVLPDHTLDDHPPLDVLLVPGGNGTRRQVSNPVLIDWIRTTAANTTWTTSVCTGALLLHEAGPARGRRVATHHLFEDTLQARGDVTVVRDARYVVDENLVTSQGVSAGIDMALWLVGRLHGRDHARAVRRYIQYEPAPPYLADEPVPA; the protein is encoded by the coding sequence ATGACCGCCTACGGGATACTGATCTTCGAGGGAGCGGAGGAACTGGACTTCGTCGGGCCGTGGGAGGTGTTCACCGCCTCCTCCATGCTGCGCGAGCACGCCGACACCGTGCGGCTCATCGCCGAACACCCCGGCGCCGTCCGTTGCAACAAGGGCATGCGGGTCCTGCCGGACCACACCCTGGACGACCACCCTCCGCTGGACGTCCTGCTGGTCCCGGGCGGCAACGGGACCCGCCGCCAGGTGTCCAACCCCGTACTCATCGACTGGATCCGCACCACCGCCGCCAACACCACCTGGACCACCAGCGTGTGCACCGGCGCCCTGCTCCTGCACGAAGCAGGCCCGGCACGCGGCCGCCGGGTCGCAACCCACCACCTCTTCGAGGACACCCTGCAGGCCAGGGGCGACGTCACCGTGGTCCGCGACGCCCGCTATGTCGTCGACGAGAACCTCGTCACCAGTCAGGGCGTCTCAGCGGGAATCGACATGGCCCTGTGGCTCGTCGGCCGCCTCCACGGCCGCGACCACGCGCGCGCCGTCCGCCGGTACATCCAGTACGAACCCGCCCCGCCCTACCTCGCCGACGAACCGGTGCCCGCATGA
- a CDS encoding GlxA family transcriptional regulator yields the protein MDQRRIVFVIFEGFQPLDLFGPYEVFDHAHKLTGGYTCQITAPQPGAVRFGSGLSVHVPYGVADVDPAGIDTVVVAGGGGVDQARHDPALTHWVATAGASARRVTSVCSGVFLLAAAGLVRGRRVTTHWAREQQLVREHPELVVDCDPIFLRDGRVWTSAGVTAGMDLALALVEDDLGREVAHAVAQEMVMFLRRPGSQSQFSVPLWSTQPATDPIRAVVAAIHADPGARHGITELASRAGLSPRHLQRRFTAELDVPPATYVEGVRIEAAKRALAESDHPIETLARRYGFGTAETLRRAFHRHVGVAPSDYRDRFRSTKEYL from the coding sequence GTGGATCAGCGCCGCATCGTTTTTGTGATCTTCGAGGGTTTCCAGCCCCTCGACCTCTTCGGCCCGTACGAGGTGTTCGACCATGCTCACAAGCTCACCGGTGGTTACACCTGCCAGATCACGGCACCGCAGCCGGGAGCGGTCCGGTTCGGCAGTGGCCTCTCGGTACACGTTCCCTACGGAGTGGCCGATGTGGACCCCGCGGGGATCGACACCGTGGTGGTGGCGGGAGGCGGCGGGGTCGACCAGGCCAGGCATGATCCCGCACTGACACATTGGGTCGCCACCGCTGGGGCCAGTGCCCGCCGGGTCACCTCGGTGTGCAGTGGAGTGTTCCTGCTGGCTGCCGCGGGACTGGTCCGAGGACGAAGGGTGACCACCCACTGGGCGCGCGAGCAGCAGCTCGTACGGGAGCATCCTGAACTGGTCGTCGACTGCGATCCGATCTTTCTCAGGGACGGGCGGGTGTGGACGTCGGCCGGGGTGACGGCAGGGATGGACCTCGCACTGGCCTTGGTGGAGGACGACTTGGGCAGGGAGGTCGCGCACGCCGTCGCGCAGGAGATGGTGATGTTTCTGCGCCGCCCCGGCAGCCAGTCGCAGTTCAGTGTGCCGTTGTGGTCCACCCAGCCGGCCACCGATCCCATCCGTGCCGTGGTCGCGGCGATCCACGCCGACCCCGGTGCCCGGCACGGCATCACCGAGCTCGCCTCGCGCGCCGGGCTGAGCCCCCGTCATCTCCAGCGCAGGTTCACAGCCGAACTCGACGTCCCGCCGGCGACGTATGTCGAGGGCGTACGCATCGAGGCCGCGAAGCGGGCGCTCGCCGAGAGCGACCACCCCATCGAGACCCTCGCACGGCGGTACGGGTTCGGCACCGCGGAGACGCTGCGCCGCGCGTTCCACCGGCACGTCGGCGTCGCACCGTCCGACTACCGCGACCGATTCCGATCCACCAAGGAGTACCTATGA
- a CDS encoding BlaI/MecI/CopY family transcriptional regulator, giving the protein MPRPLGDLEDAVMTRVWEWNRPVTVREVLEDLQKERSIAYTTVMTVLDNLHQKGWVRREAEGRAYRYKAVSTRAAYSAALMNEAWSTSDNPAAALVAFFGMMAPEQRRSLRDALRMAQVDGQAEAKEK; this is encoded by the coding sequence ATGCCAAGGCCCTTGGGAGATTTGGAAGACGCGGTGATGACGCGGGTCTGGGAGTGGAACCGCCCGGTCACTGTTCGAGAAGTTCTGGAGGATCTCCAGAAGGAGCGGTCGATCGCCTACACCACGGTCATGACCGTATTGGACAACCTCCATCAGAAGGGCTGGGTGCGCCGCGAAGCCGAAGGCCGCGCCTATCGATACAAAGCGGTCTCCACTCGCGCCGCCTACTCGGCCGCACTCATGAACGAGGCATGGTCCACCAGCGACAATCCCGCCGCCGCACTCGTTGCCTTCTTCGGCATGATGGCGCCGGAACAACGACGGTCTCTCCGTGACGCCCTACGGATGGCGCAGGTCGACGGTCAGGCCGAAGCAAAGGAAAAATAG
- a CDS encoding GlxA family transcriptional regulator → MTRPAPAHRIALLAFPGIRAFDVSVITEVWGADRTDRGVPAFELRRVAAGPEPVPMRGGLALTPDRTLAWLPRAELILVPGLDDHVTPAPEPVLAALRRAHARGTTIAALCGGAFTLAQAGLLDGRRALTHWALTDLLRARHPRVRVEPDALFVQDGTLWTSAGTAAGIDLCLHLVRTAHGAEAAATVARSMVTAPFRTGTQAQFIEHPTPHADRDADALAQVRAFALAHLDEPLTVSALAARAGMSPRSFARHFTAATGTTPLRWLVDHRIAAAQKLLERTDLPMPEVARRSGFGSEITMRQHFASRLATSPRAYRAAFAEQPPATRRL, encoded by the coding sequence ATCCGGGCCTTCGACGTCTCGGTGATCACCGAGGTGTGGGGGGCGGACCGCACCGACCGCGGGGTGCCCGCGTTCGAGTTGCGCCGGGTGGCCGCGGGCCCCGAACCGGTACCGATGCGCGGCGGGCTCGCGCTCACACCAGACCGCACCCTCGCCTGGCTCCCCCGCGCCGAGCTCATCCTCGTGCCTGGCCTGGACGACCACGTCACGCCGGCACCCGAGCCGGTCCTGGCGGCGCTGCGCCGCGCCCATGCCCGGGGCACCACCATCGCCGCGCTGTGCGGCGGCGCCTTCACGCTCGCCCAGGCGGGACTGCTGGACGGCCGTCGGGCGCTGACCCACTGGGCGCTGACCGACCTGCTGCGGGCCCGGCACCCACGGGTGCGGGTCGAACCGGACGCCTTGTTCGTCCAGGACGGCACTCTGTGGACCTCGGCCGGAACCGCCGCCGGCATCGACCTGTGTCTGCATCTGGTGCGCACCGCGCACGGCGCGGAGGCGGCCGCGACAGTCGCCCGCTCCATGGTCACCGCACCGTTCCGGACCGGCACCCAGGCCCAATTCATCGAACATCCCACCCCGCACGCCGACCGCGACGCGGACGCCCTGGCCCAGGTGCGCGCCTTCGCCCTGGCCCATCTCGACGAGCCGCTGACCGTGTCCGCGCTCGCCGCCCGCGCCGGGATGTCGCCGCGCTCCTTCGCCCGGCACTTCACGGCAGCCACCGGTACCACCCCGCTCCGCTGGCTCGTCGACCACCGCATCGCGGCGGCCCAGAAGCTCCTCGAACGCACCGACCTGCCCATGCCCGAGGTCGCCCGCCGGTCCGGATTCGGCAGCGAGATCACCATGCGCCAGCACTTCGCGTCCCGCCTGGCAACCAGCCCGCGCGCCTACCGCGCCGCATTCGCCGAACAACCACCCGCTACGCGGCGGCTGTGA